In Capsicum annuum cultivar UCD-10X-F1 chromosome 11, UCD10Xv1.1, whole genome shotgun sequence, one genomic interval encodes:
- the LOC107847723 gene encoding mitochondrial uncoupling protein 3: MKIQEVTNGHTTKISLTAISAMVAETATFPIDLIKTRLQLHGESSAVRLVSEILRNDGVFGLYKGLSPAIIRHLFYTPIRIVNYEFLRNLLVRDDDCSLSLSSKATIGGLSGVIAQVVASPADLVKVRMQADSRMASQGLQPRYCGPFDAFNKIIRTEGFRGLWKGVLPNVQRAFLVNMGELACYDHAKRFVINNNIANDNIYAHTLSSIMSGLAATTLSCPADVIKTRMMNQAADKQGNYKYRNSYDCLVKTVRVEGLKALWKGFFPTWARLGPWQFVFWVSYEKFRQIAGLSSF, encoded by the exons ATGAAAATCCAAGAAGTCACCAATGGCCATACAACAAAGATATCCCTAACGGCGATATCAGCAATGGTAGCCGAAACGGCGACGTTTCCAATTGACCTCATCAAAACTCGGCTTCAACTCCACGGCGAATCATCAGCCGTTCGATTAGTATCGGAGATCTTACGCAACGACGGCGTTTTTGGATTGTACAAAGGATTGTCGCCGGCGATTATAAGGCATTTGTTTTACACTCCAATTCGGATTgtgaattatgagtttttaagGAATTTATTGGTTCGTGATGATGATTGTTCTCTTTCGCTGTCGAGTAAAGCTACTATTGGTGGATTATCTGGTGTTATTGCTCAG GTTGTGGCAAGCCCAGCTGATCTTGTCAAAGTCAGGATGCAAGCAGACAGTAGAATGGCAAGTCAGGGTCTTCAACCTCGATATTGCGGGCCATTTGATGCTTTCAATAAGATTATTCGGACTGAAGGTTTCAGGGGACTTTGGAAAGGCGTGCTCCCAAATGTCCAGAGAGCCTTTTTAGTTAACATGGGAGAACTGGCGTGCTATGATCATGCAAAGCGCTTTGTGATCAATAACAACATAGCGAATGATAATATATATGCACACACTTTATCATCTATAATGTCAGGCCTGGCAGCAACTACATTGAGCTGTCCAGCAGATGTAATTAAGACAAGAATGATGAATCAGGCTGCTGATAAGCAAGGGAATTATAAATATAGAAACTCATACGATTGTCTTGTCAAAACTGTTAGAGTTGAAGGACTCAAAGCATTGTGGAAGGGATTCTTTCCAACATGGGCAAGACTTGGCCCTTGGCAATTTGTATTCTGGGTGTCATATGAGAAGTTCCGACAAATTGCTGGTCTCTCTTCGTTCTAA